GGGTAGCTCGACATCGGCGAACGGCTCGCGGGCGAAGACGTCGCGCTGGAGGAGCGGCCGCTCCGCCAACGCCAGCGCCGCTTCACGGTAACGCTGGTATTCGAGCAACTGGCGGACGAGATCGGCCCGCGGATCGGCTTCCTCTTCCTCCGCGTCTTCCTCCGACGGCGGTAGCAGCATGCGCGACTTGATCAGCATCAACGTCGCCGCCATCACCAGATACTCCCCGGCGACGTCGAGACTGAGATCGCGCATCATCTCGAGGTACTCCATGTACTGCTCGGTAATTCGAGCCACCGGAATGTCGACGATCTCCACCTCGTCCTTCTTGATCAGGTGGAGGAGCAGATCGAGCGGCCCCTCGAAAATATCGAGCTTGACCCGGTAGGGAGAGGTCATCCTACGCGCATCGCCCCGCGCACGTCGGCCATCGTCGCTACCGCAACCTCGTGCGCCCTTGCATTGCCACGCACGAGCGCGGCGTCAACCTCTTCCGGGTGCGCGGCGAAATGCTCATGACGCGCACGGATGGGCGCCAGATCCGCAATCACGTGCTTGATCACGACCTTCTTGCAATCGAGGCACCCGATGCCCGCCGTGCGGCAGCCGGAAGTCACGTACTCGATCTCGTCGGGAGTGCAATAGATGCGGTGCAGGTTGAACGCGGGGCAGTCGTTCGGTTCGCCCGGGTCGGTGCGCCGCACCCGCCGCGGGTCGGTCATCATTCGACTGAGCTTGCGGTCCACCTCCTCGGGCGTATCCGAAAGAAAGACCGCGTTGTTGTAACTCTTGCTCATCTTACGGCCGTCGGTGCCAGGCACTCTCGGCACCGCCGTCAACAACGCTTCGGGCTCGGGAAACACCGGCCCGTAAAGGCCGTTGAAACGCCGCGCAATCTCGCGCGTCAGCTCTATGTGCGGCGCCTGATCGACCCCTACCGGTACTCCGGTCGCACGATACATGAGAATGTCGGCCGACTGCAGCACCGGGTAACCGAGAAGGCCGTAGTTGAGCGTCGAGGCGTCGGCCTCCTCGTCGACGCTCAGCAAACCCAGATCGCGCGCCTGCTCCTTCACCGTCGGATTACGCAGCAGCCAGGGGGTCGGCGTGATCATCGACAGCAACAGGTGAAGCTCGGCGTGCTCCTTGATCGCCGACTGGCAGAACAGCACCGCCCGCTCGGGATCGAGACCGACAGCCAGCCACACGGCCACCATGTCCCGCACATGCGCGGCAATCGCCCCCGTGTGCTCGGGATCGGTGGTCAGCACGTGCCAGTCCGCCACAAAGAAGAAACAGCGCCGTTCCTCCTGCAACCGCAGCCAGTTGCGCAGCGCACCGTGCAGGTGCCCGAGATGCAACCGGCCCGTCGGACGCATACCACTGACGATCACGCTCATTCCGCCGCCCTCGCCGCCATCCCCGCCTGGCCCGCCGAAGCCGAGATACGAAACCCCGAACCAAGAACCGAAAGCGCGGCCACCGAGCGCGGAAAAACATCCCCTCGTCCCCGGCATGGATTGTGCGTTACGCGCTCCCCGCGCGGGTCGACCGAGCCGCTCGTCACAGCAGCACCCGGAGCATGACCGTGATCACCGGACCGATGACGCCGTCGAGCACATCGGTGGCCAGCAGTCCGACAACGATCAGCATTCCGTACGGCTCCAGACGGGCATACGCTCGTGCCAGATCCAGCGGCAGCAAACCCACCATCACGCGCCCGCCATCCAGCGGCAGAATCGGCAGAAGATTGAAGACCGCCAGTACGATGTTCACCACGATGCTGTTCTGCACCATCAAAGTCAGCGGCGTGAGTCCCGCAACCAGCGGCGGCGCGTAGACCGAATCGGCCGGCACCTCCATCCCCATGAGCAACCGCAGAACGACGGCACTGGCCACGGCGAGCAGAATGTTCGTCACCGGCCCGGCCGCGGCGACGAACATCATGTCGCGCTTGGGATGGTGCAGATTGGAGTAATTGACCGGCACCGGACGCGCCCAGCCGAACAGGAACGGGGCCTTGATGGCGATCAGCACGAGCGGCACGAGTACCGACCCGACCGGATCGATGTGCGGCAGCGGGTTGAGAGTGAGCCGACCCGCTCGCGCCGCCGTCGGATCGCCGAGGCGGTACGCCACCATCCCGTGCGCCACTTCGTGCAAAATGATCGCTGCCAATACCGGCAGGGCCCATACCGACAATTGCTGGACGAATGCTTCCACGTGGCTGGGACGGTAGCAAATGGGATGGGTGGGGGGAAGGTGAAGGAGGGGCTTGGGGGCTTGGGGACAGTTTATGCGCGGGGGTGGAACTTGCGGTGGACGGCGCGCAGGCGGTCGCCAGCTACGTGGGTGTAGATCTGGGTGGTCGCAATGTCGGCATGGCCCAACATCATCTGTACGGCACGCACATCGGCACCGCCGTCCACGAGGTGAGTCGCAAAGGCGTGGCGGAGCGTGTGCGGACTGATCCGGCCGGCCAGTCCGGCGCGCCGCGTGGCGGCACGCAGGCGCCGCCAGAATGCCTGTCGGGTCAGCGCGCGCCCATAGCGATTCGGGAACAGATAGGTGCTCGCCCGCCCGCGCAATAGCGCCGGCCGCGTGTCCTGCAGGTACGCCAGCAGCCGCGCACGCGCGCTGCGGCCGATCGGCACCGCGCGCTCCTTGCGTCCCTTGCCAACCACCGTCAGGTAACTCGCCTCCAGATTAACCTGACTCACTCGTAGCGCCACCAACTCCGACACCCGCAGTCCGGTGGCGTACAGCAGCTCGATCATCGCCACGTCGCGCCGACCGATCGTTTTGCTGCCGTCGTCCGCCAGCAGAGCACCCACCTCGTCCGGCGCCAGCGAACGCGGTAGTCGCAGATCGAGGCGCGGCAGGTTGAGATCGCGGGTCGGATCGGTCGCCAATACGCCCTCGCGAACGAGGAAACGGAAAAGGACGCGCACCGCACTCAACATGCGGGCCCGGCTGCGCGCACTCAGGCCGCGCGCCTGAAGCGCATCGAGGAACGCCACCACGTCCCGTGGCTGTGCCGCACTCGCGGTCCGAACGCCGCGGCGCGCGCACACTTCCGCAAACGCCGCGAGGTCCCGCCCATATGCCTCGAGGGTGTTCGCGGAAAGTCCGCGCTCGGCGGCCAAGTACGTCAGAAACTGATCGACATGACCGTCGACGCCGGGCAACGCTGGGAACTCTGGTGCCGGCATCCGCGCCGACCGTTCACGCACCTGCGGCGACGGCGGCCGGCTCCGTAGCCGCCGGTTGAGTCGTCAGCCGTGTGTACAGATCGGCGCGCACCCGCTCCAACCCTTCGGGATCGGTAAGCTTCCGCCCCTGCAGGTCGGTGACGTAGAACACATCGAGCACCTGATCGACGTTCGTCGTGATCTTGGCGATGTGAATCGAGAGACCGAGGTGGAACAGAGCATTGGCGATCGAGAACAGGACCCCGACCCGGTCCTGCGTGTACACGTCGAGCACGGTGAAATGATCGGAGACCTCGTTATCGATCTCGATCTCCGTGGGCACGCGCGGCACCACCCGCGTGGCGAAGATCGACGGCCGCACCGACTCGGCAACCACCCGTTCGACGTCGACCTCCCCCGTCAATACCCGCGCCAGGGTCACCTGCACGCGCTCCCAGCGCTCGGGACGCTGCGCGGCCTCCGCCTGATCGCCGTGCGAGATGCGAAATACGTCGAGCGCCATGCCGCGGGCGCTGGTGTTGATGCTCGCGGTCAGGATGTTCATGCCGTGCGACAGCAATATCCCGGTGAGCATCGAGAACAGGCCCGGACGGTCCGGCGTAATCACGACGAACTCGCTGAACTGACGCTCGGGATAGTGCTTCACCTCGCTGATGAACGGATCGTCGCTCATCGCGCGCACGAGCTGCAGATGGTGCAGGACGCTCTCCTCCGGCGTGCCGAGGAAGTAGCGGTCGGGCATGTCGCGCAGAAAAGCCCCCAGAACCGGCCCGAGCGACAGATCCGCCGCCACAGCAGCAATCCGCTGCTTGACCCGTGCCGTCCGCTCCGCCACGTCTTCCTCGACGAACGCCTCGCGCTCGAACACGTCCAGAGTCTGCAGGTAAAGGTCCCGCAACAGCATGTCGTGCCAGTTGTTCCAGATCTTCGGCGCTACCGAGCGCATGTCCGCAAAGGTCAACAAGTACAGCTTCTTCAGATTGTCGAGCGTCTCGACGCGCCGCGCGAAGTCAATGATCAGGCGCTGGTCGTGGATGTCGCGACGCTGCGCCAGATGGGACATGACCAGGTGGCAGGCCACCAGGAACTCCAACTGCTCGGCGTCGTCGCGATTGAGCGCCAACCTGGCGGCAACGGCGCGCGTCATGCGCGCCCCGCGTTCGGGGTGGCCGCCGCCGTGTCCCTTGCCGATGTCGTGGAGGATGGCCCCCAGGTAAAGGATCTCCACCCGGTCGGCGTCGCGCATCACCTGGGTGAGCAGCGGCGCCGCATCCTCATAGGCCCCTGCCCGCAACAGTTCGAGTTCGCGCACCAGCCGCAACGAGTGCTCGTCGACCGTATAGATGTGATACAGGTCGTGCAGCACCATGCAGAGCAAAGCCCCGAATTCCGGCAGGAAGGCTCCCAGCACGCCGACCCGGTGCATCTCGAGCAGCGTCTCGTAAACCCGATGCTTGCCGCGCAACACCTCGAAGAAGGCATCGACCATGGCCGGCGAGCTGCGTTCCGCTTCGCCGACGAGATCCAGGTTGGCCCGCAGCAGCCGCTTCGTCCCGCTGGCGATCGGCACCTCCTGGCGCTGCGCATCGGCGAACACGCGAATGAAATTGGCGGGATCGGTGTGCAGCACCTCGACCCCGGTGATCGACAGCATGCCGTGGCCGACCACCACCCCCGGACGAATCTGCCGGCGGTTGAAGCGGCCGATGAGTCGCTGCGGCAGCGGCCGCTCGATACAGCGTTCACCGACCATTTCGCCGAAACGGTTTACCGTCGCGGCGTGCAGGTAGTAAGTCCGCATGAACTCCTCGACGCCCTTGCGCGTCGCCGTGTCCACGAAGCCGAGATCGGCCGCCAGCCGTTCCTGATACTCGAACGTGAGCTGGTCCTGATGCCGGCCGGAAAGAAAATGCAGGCCGTTGCGCACCCGCCACAGGAAGTCCCGCGCGGCGGCGATTTCCGCCATCTCGCGTTCGGTAACAACTCCCTTCTGCACCAGATCTTCAACTGCGTGGATCTTGAACTTCACCTTCGCCATCCACATCGCCGTGTGCAGATCGCGCAGCCCGCCCTCTCCCTCCTTCAACTGCGGTTCGAGCAGGTACACGGAGTCGCCGAACCGTTCGTGCCGTGCCCGAGTTTCTCCAAGTTTCTCCTGAAAGAACCGATCGGCACTGCGCGCGGCGTCTTGTTCCACCGCGGCCGTTAGCTCCTCATGAAGCGACCGGTCGCCACACAGGAACCGCGCATCCAACAGCGCCGTCCTCACCTTGAGATCGCTGCCCGCCAGGCGAATGCTCTCCCGCACATTGCGCATGGCATGGCCGACGTCGAGTTTCGTGTTCCACAGACTGTAAAGGATGCTCTCGGCAACGTGTTCGACGTACGGCTCGCGCTTGTACGGGTAGAGGAAGAGCAGGTCGATGTCGGAACATGGGTTGAGCTCCCCGCGTCCGTAGCCGCCCTGCGCGACGACCGTGCAGCGCTGATCGATGCGAGAATAGCGGGCCACGTAGGTCGCCACCGCGGCGTCAAAAAGCGTCCGCAAGACCTCGTCCATCGCCGCCGTGTACCTCTCGACCACCGCGGAGCCGGCCGCACCGGCGAGGTGCTCCTTGAACAGGTGCGCCCGGGTCGCATCGAGGTACTCTCGCGCCTGCTGCCCCCAGTCGGTATCCGCCCTCAGGGGACCGAACGACCTCCGCACGACCTCCCCCGCGCCGCCCTCCGTCAACGTCGTAGGCTCCCCGCCATGGCCTTCAGCACTCGCCCGCACCGTCCTAATCTACCTTTCCTGAGGCGCGGCAGAAAGACCGTCTCGATCCCCGAGCCAGGCGTACCACCGTGTGCCCGACGTCCATCAGGCATCCTTGCGTGCGCGCTCGACCAGCTCGTGCAGGCGCGCCAGCGCTTCCATCGGCGTCAGTCGGTTGACGTCCATGGCCGCCAGCTCGTCCCGCAGGCGGTTCTGAGGCGGCGCGAACAGTGCCAGTTGCGGGCCGGCATTCGCGGTGCCCTCGGCGAGCCGTGGCCGGCCGGCGTCGTCGAGTTCGCCCGCTTCGAGGTTGCGCAGAATCTGACGCGCGCGCTCGATCACCGGCGACGGCACCCCCGCCAGCGTGGCTACCTGAATGCCGTAGCTCTGACTTGCCGGCCCGGGAACGATGCGGCGCAGAAAGACCACCTCGCCCTTCCATTCGCGCACCGCCACCGAGGCGTTGCCGATGCGCGCCTGGGTGCGCGCCAGATCGGTCAGCTCGTGGTAATGCGTGGCAAACAGCACCAGCGGCCGCCCCGGCGCCGCGTGCAGGTGTTCCGCCACGGCCCAGGCGATCGAGATGCCGTCGAAGGTGCTCGTACCGCGCCCGATTTCGTCCAGCACCACCAGACTGCGCGACGTAAGATTGCCCAGGATCTCGGCGGTCTCCTTCATCTCCACCATGAAGGTCGACTCGCCGCCGGCGAGGTTATCGGAGGCGCCGACGCGCGTGAACAGGCGATCGACAAGTCCGATTTCCGCGGCACTGGCCGGCACGAAGCTCCCCATTTGCGCCAGCAGCACGATCAGCGCCACCTGGCGCAGATACGTCGATTTGCCCGCCATGTTCGGCCCGGTGATCGTCAGTATCTGAGGGCCGTCCGGATCGAGGGTGCAATCGTTCGGCACGAACCCGCCGCGGCCGGCAAGCGCCTCGACCACCGGGTGCCGGCCATCGCGAATGACCAGCCGCCGGTCCCGAGTGAGCTGCGGCCGCACGTATTGGTGCCGCTCGGCGACTGCGGCCAGCGCCGAGAGGACGTCGAGGCGCGCCAGGGTCGCCGCGGTGCGCCCGATCCTCTCCTGCTGCGCCGCCAGGTCGGCGACGAGGGCGGCGAATATCTCGGCTTCCCGGGCCCGCAGACGCTCCTCGGCGCCGACCACCTTGGCCTCGTACTCGCCAAGCTGCGGGGTGGTAAAGCGCTCGGCGTTCGCCGTCGTCTGCTTGCGCTGGTAGTCGGCGGGAACTTGCGGCAGATTCGGCCTGGTGACCTCGATGTAGTAGCCGAAGACTTGATTGTAGCGCACCTTGAGCGAGCCGATCCCGGTGCGGCGCCGCTCCGCCGCCTCGTATTCGGAAATCCACTGCTTGCCGCTGTGCGCAAGGGTCCGGAACTCGTCGACCTCCGCATCGCAACCGGCGCGGATCAGCCCTCCCGCGCTGACCGCCAGCGGCGGGGAATCGACCAGCGTCGCCGCAATGCGCGCCGCCGTGTCGGGCATCGCATCGAGATCGGCCGCCGCCGCCGTCAGAACCGACGGCGCCGGCGCCACGAGCCGAGTGCGGATCCGGGCGACGCGTTCGAGGTTCGCCGCCAGTCCGGCCACGTCGCGCGGGGTGACACGCGCCGCCGCCAGCCGCCCGTTGAGCCGCTCGATATCGCCGATCGGCTTCAAGTCGGCTTCGATGTCCTGGCGCAGACTCGGGTGCTCGCGCAGATACTCGACGGCATCGAGGCGCTCCCCGATCGCCGCCAGGTCGGTCAGCGGCGCGACCAGCCACTGGCGCAAGAGGCGGCCGCCCATCGGCGTCGCCGTTCGATCCAGCACCCACAACAGCGCTCCTCGCCGCTCGCCCCGCAGTGTCGTGAGCAGCTCGAGATTGCGCCGGGTGGCCTGATCGAGCACGAGCCGGTCGTGACCGCCGCCGAGATCGACGAGGCGCAGGTGCGCCGTTCCGGCACGGTGGGTAGCCGCGATATACCGCAAGCAACCCGCAAGCGCCGCCCGCGCGGCCGCGGGCAGCGCCGGCGCACCGCTGCGGGCGAGCCACTCGTCCGCAGCGTCGACCCGGAAGTCGTCGGCGGGCAGACGGCTCGTGGACACATCGGGGACCAGAGCTATCGCCGCGGCCGCCAGTGCCTCGTCCGTAGCCGAGACAAGGAGCTCGCGCGGACCCAGCCGCCCCAGTTCGTCAGCCAGGACGGCCGTGTCCGGGAGCGTCGAGACCCGCACTTCTCCCGTCGACAGATCCACGGCCGCGACGCCGACGCTGTCGCCACCGGGCTCCGACCCGCCACGCACGACGGCAACCAGATAGTTGGGCGCCTTCGGATCGAGGCACTCTTCCTCCGTGACGGTTCCGGGCGTAATGACGCGCACCACGGCGCGCGCCACGAGGCCCTTGGCGGTTGCCGGGTCCTCTATCTGCTCGACGATGGCGACCTTGCGTCCGACCGCAAGCAACTTGGCTACGTACGGCTGTACCGCGTGATACGGCACACCACACATGGGAATCTGCACTTCGTCCTTCTTGCTGCGCGTGGTGAGCGCCACCTCGAGGATCGGGGCCGCGATCTCGGCGTCCTCGAAGAACACCTCGTAGAAATCGCCGAGGCGGAAGAAGACGATGGCGTCGCGATGCCGGTCCTTGACACGCAGGTACTGCTCCAGCATCGGGGTGATTTTCATGGGCTTGGGGGCTTGGGGGCTTGGGGGCTTGGGGGGGGTTACACTTTCTTTCGCCTCCGGCCGAGGTAGTCGACGAGCAGGTATTGGCCGAGGTGGTCGGGGCGGGTGTAAAGGGCGCGTCCCTTGTTGATGCGGGTCATACGTTCCACAAACGCGCGCAGACTGGGACTGTCGTCGAGCATGAACGTATTGATGGTTATGCCCCGTCGCGTGACACGCTCTACCTCCTTCAGGGTTTCCTGCGCGGCACGCAGGCTGATGCCGCCGAACGAGAGCGGCCACTCACAGTAAAGCCTGCCGCGTGAGAAGTACGCCGTCGGCTGCCCATCGGTGATGACGATAATGTGCTGATTGGTACTGCGATGCCGGCCGAGCAGTTCGGTCGCCAGCCGGAGACCGTCCTGCAGATTGGTGAAAGGGTCGCCCATGTTCCAGCTCGCTTCGGGCAGATCGCGGGCCCGCAACTCGACGGCGCGCGTGAAGAAACCGACGATACCGAAGTAGTCGCGGGGGAAGCGAGCCCGGACGAGGCTTTCCAGAGCCAGCGCAACGCGCTTGGCGGCGGCAAACCGCCCCTCCCAGCTCATCGACCAGCTCATGTCGAGCAAGAGCACCGTCGACGCGGTAGTCGAAAGATTGGTGTCGAAGACCTCGAAGTCGCCCGGCCGGATCTCGATCGGGACCCCCGCGCGGCGCCCGAGGCCCTTTTTCAGGGTACCCACAAGATCGATGTTGAGGGGGTCGCCGTAACGATACGGGCGCGTCGCATCGGGTCGCACCTCCATGATGCCGCGGTGGTCGCTATGGTGACCTCCGGGCCGGTCGCGCAACAGAGTATGATATATCTCGCGCAGCGCGAGTTGCCCGACCTTACGCACCCCCTTTGGCGAAAGCCGGGTGCGCCCCTCGCGTTGCGCAAGGTAGCCGGCCTCGTGCAACAGGGCCATCATGCTTCGCAGGTCCTCGAAATCGCGACGCACACCGGCCCCGAGCAGGCCCTCCACGTCACCGCCGTCGATACCGTCGAGAGTGCCGGCTACGAGTTGTTCCTCGAGCCGCTTCAGACGCTCGATTTCTCGCATCAGATCCAGCGCCTCGTCGTAGCCGAGCGCTTCGCGACCGTGGAAGAGCTCTCCGAAACGGCGCTGGAAATCCTCCAGCGCCCGGATGTCGTCCAGCTCGTCGAGCAATTCCTCGATAGCACGGCGCGCCTCGTCGTCAGCGAAGTGGCCTTCGCGCAGGCGCTCCAGCGCCTCGGCGAGCCGATACGGCAGCTCGGCGAGTTGACGCAGGCGGGCGGCCGCCGTGGGGTCGTCGGCCCGCTGTCCCAGCGCATCGCGTTCGAGGTCGAGCGCGTCATCCAGGCGCTGTCGCCGCTCGTCAAATACGTGGTCCAGATTGAACGTGCGATAGCGCTCACGGAGCTGCTCACGCACGCGTTCGAGGATCTCGTCGAGGCCGACGACGCGCATCCCTTCCCACTCCACCCCGTGACGCATCAGCCAGTCGAGCGCCTGCTGGAGATCGTCGGTGTAAGAGAGGTACTCGGCGAGCTTCTCGAACACCCGGTCCGCCTCCAACCGCACCCGCTGGCGGCCGTCCCATTCGGTGTAGCGCAGGGTGAGCATGGAGCCGGTGTCGGTCGTCAGGACGATGGCTGGGCGCCGGTCGTTAGCGGGTCATCAGGCGCGAAAGGCGTAACGGGCTCCCGAGCGGTCCTTGTTGAGTTTCTGATGCAAATGGAGGCCCTCGAGAATCAGCTCGGTAGCGGCGGCGATGAAACCGGGGCTTTCGGCATTACCGAGGCAGCGGACGATGTCGCGCAACCCCGGAATGGCGCTGACTCCTTCCATGTAATCCTCGGCGCGCATCGTGTCGGAGACCTCGACTCCCCAACCCTGGGCGAAGTAATCGATGACACTCCGGCACTCTTCGACGGTGAGCCACTTGTCGAACGCGCGCAGCACGGCGCGGTTGAGCAGACGCTCGACGAGATCGTCCGGCTTCTTGTCCTCGCCGGCGTATTCGAGTTCGATCTTGCCCACGGTCGACGCTACCAGGGCATGGAGGTCGGTGAGTCGCGGCACGACTTCACGCTCGCCGTTACGCACCGCACGTTTCTCGGCGTTACTGATGAGCGTCTCGTAGTTGTTTATGGTCACGCGGACGCTGACCCCGGATGCCTGATTGATCTCGTTGCAGCCGCGCGCTTCGAAGGTGAGCTGCGCGACGATCTCGGCCATGAACGCCGGCACGTGAACTTCGCGGTCGGGCCGTTCGAGGGCCGGCAGCTCCTGTTCCATGATGGCGATCTCGTCTTCGATGGTGCGCGGGTAGTGGGTGCGGATCTGCACGTCGAAGCGATCCTTGAGCGGCGTGATAATTCGGCCGCGGCTGGTGTAGTCCTCGGGGTTGGCGCTGGCCACGATGACGACGTCGAGCGGTAGCCGGATCTTGTAGCCTTTGATCTGAACGTCCTTCTCCTCCATCAGATTGAAAAGCCCGACCTGCACTTTCTCGGTCAGGTCGGGTAGTTCGTTGATGGCGAAGATGCCGCGATTGGTCCGCGGCACGATGCCGTAGTGGATGGCCTCTTCGTCCGCCAGGTAGCGTCCTTCGGCCACCTTCACCGGATCGATCTCGCCAATGAGATCGGCAATCGACACGTCCGGAGTCGCCAGCTTCTCCCCGTAGCGCGCTTCGGGTGCGATCCAGACAATGGGCAGGGCGTCGCCCTCCGCATCGAGTC
This sequence is a window from Candidatus Binatia bacterium. Protein-coding genes within it:
- the trpS gene encoding tryptophan--tRNA ligase translates to MSVIVSGMRPTGRLHLGHLHGALRNWLRLQEERRCFFFVADWHVLTTDPEHTGAIAAHVRDMVAVWLAVGLDPERAVLFCQSAIKEHAELHLLLSMITPTPWLLRNPTVKEQARDLGLLSVDEEADASTLNYGLLGYPVLQSADILMYRATGVPVGVDQAPHIELTREIARRFNGLYGPVFPEPEALLTAVPRVPGTDGRKMSKSYNNAVFLSDTPEEVDRKLSRMMTDPRRVRRTDPGEPNDCPAFNLHRIYCTPDEIEYVTSGCRTAGIGCLDCKKVVIKHVIADLAPIRARHEHFAAHPEEVDAALVRGNARAHEVAVATMADVRGAMRVG
- a CDS encoding site-2 protease family protein, which codes for MEAFVQQLSVWALPVLAAIILHEVAHGMVAYRLGDPTAARAGRLTLNPLPHIDPVGSVLVPLVLIAIKAPFLFGWARPVPVNYSNLHHPKRDMMFVAAAGPVTNILLAVASAVVLRLLMGMEVPADSVYAPPLVAGLTPLTLMVQNSIVVNIVLAVFNLLPILPLDGGRVMVGLLPLDLARAYARLEPYGMLIVVGLLATDVLDGVIGPVITVMLRVLL
- the xerD gene encoding site-specific tyrosine recombinase XerD; the protein is MPAPEFPALPGVDGHVDQFLTYLAAERGLSANTLEAYGRDLAAFAEVCARRGVRTASAAQPRDVVAFLDALQARGLSARSRARMLSAVRVLFRFLVREGVLATDPTRDLNLPRLDLRLPRSLAPDEVGALLADDGSKTIGRRDVAMIELLYATGLRVSELVALRVSQVNLEASYLTVVGKGRKERAVPIGRSARARLLAYLQDTRPALLRGRASTYLFPNRYGRALTRQAFWRRLRAATRRAGLAGRISPHTLRHAFATHLVDGGADVRAVQMMLGHADIATTQIYTHVAGDRLRAVHRKFHPRA
- the glnD gene encoding [protein-PII] uridylyltransferase, yielding MRRSFGPLRADTDWGQQAREYLDATRAHLFKEHLAGAAGSAVVERYTAAMDEVLRTLFDAAVATYVARYSRIDQRCTVVAQGGYGRGELNPCSDIDLLFLYPYKREPYVEHVAESILYSLWNTKLDVGHAMRNVRESIRLAGSDLKVRTALLDARFLCGDRSLHEELTAAVEQDAARSADRFFQEKLGETRARHERFGDSVYLLEPQLKEGEGGLRDLHTAMWMAKVKFKIHAVEDLVQKGVVTEREMAEIAAARDFLWRVRNGLHFLSGRHQDQLTFEYQERLAADLGFVDTATRKGVEEFMRTYYLHAATVNRFGEMVGERCIERPLPQRLIGRFNRRQIRPGVVVGHGMLSITGVEVLHTDPANFIRVFADAQRQEVPIASGTKRLLRANLDLVGEAERSSPAMVDAFFEVLRGKHRVYETLLEMHRVGVLGAFLPEFGALLCMVLHDLYHIYTVDEHSLRLVRELELLRAGAYEDAAPLLTQVMRDADRVEILYLGAILHDIGKGHGGGHPERGARMTRAVAARLALNRDDAEQLEFLVACHLVMSHLAQRRDIHDQRLIIDFARRVETLDNLKKLYLLTFADMRSVAPKIWNNWHDMLLRDLYLQTLDVFEREAFVEEDVAERTARVKQRIAAVAADLSLGPVLGAFLRDMPDRYFLGTPEESVLHHLQLVRAMSDDPFISEVKHYPERQFSEFVVITPDRPGLFSMLTGILLSHGMNILTASINTSARGMALDVFRISHGDQAEAAQRPERWERVQVTLARVLTGEVDVERVVAESVRPSIFATRVVPRVPTEIEIDNEVSDHFTVLDVYTQDRVGVLFSIANALFHLGLSIHIAKITTNVDQVLDVFYVTDLQGRKLTDPEGLERVRADLYTRLTTQPAATEPAAVAAGA
- the mutS gene encoding DNA mismatch repair protein MutS; the encoded protein is MKITPMLEQYLRVKDRHRDAIVFFRLGDFYEVFFEDAEIAAPILEVALTTRSKKDEVQIPMCGVPYHAVQPYVAKLLAVGRKVAIVEQIEDPATAKGLVARAVVRVITPGTVTEEECLDPKAPNYLVAVVRGGSEPGGDSVGVAAVDLSTGEVRVSTLPDTAVLADELGRLGPRELLVSATDEALAAAAIALVPDVSTSRLPADDFRVDAADEWLARSGAPALPAAARAALAGCLRYIAATHRAGTAHLRLVDLGGGHDRLVLDQATRRNLELLTTLRGERRGALLWVLDRTATPMGGRLLRQWLVAPLTDLAAIGERLDAVEYLREHPSLRQDIEADLKPIGDIERLNGRLAAARVTPRDVAGLAANLERVARIRTRLVAPAPSVLTAAAADLDAMPDTAARIAATLVDSPPLAVSAGGLIRAGCDAEVDEFRTLAHSGKQWISEYEAAERRRTGIGSLKVRYNQVFGYYIEVTRPNLPQVPADYQRKQTTANAERFTTPQLGEYEAKVVGAEERLRAREAEIFAALVADLAAQQERIGRTAATLARLDVLSALAAVAERHQYVRPQLTRDRRLVIRDGRHPVVEALAGRGGFVPNDCTLDPDGPQILTITGPNMAGKSTYLRQVALIVLLAQMGSFVPASAAEIGLVDRLFTRVGASDNLAGGESTFMVEMKETAEILGNLTSRSLVVLDEIGRGTSTFDGISIAWAVAEHLHAAPGRPLVLFATHYHELTDLARTQARIGNASVAVREWKGEVVFLRRIVPGPASQSYGIQVATLAGVPSPVIERARQILRNLEAGELDDAGRPRLAEGTANAGPQLALFAPPQNRLRDELAAMDVNRLTPMEALARLHELVERARKDA
- a CDS encoding VWA domain-containing protein, which codes for MLTLRYTEWDGRQRVRLEADRVFEKLAEYLSYTDDLQQALDWLMRHGVEWEGMRVVGLDEILERVREQLRERYRTFNLDHVFDERRQRLDDALDLERDALGQRADDPTAAARLRQLAELPYRLAEALERLREGHFADDEARRAIEELLDELDDIRALEDFQRRFGELFHGREALGYDEALDLMREIERLKRLEEQLVAGTLDGIDGGDVEGLLGAGVRRDFEDLRSMMALLHEAGYLAQREGRTRLSPKGVRKVGQLALREIYHTLLRDRPGGHHSDHRGIMEVRPDATRPYRYGDPLNIDLVGTLKKGLGRRAGVPIEIRPGDFEVFDTNLSTTASTVLLLDMSWSMSWEGRFAAAKRVALALESLVRARFPRDYFGIVGFFTRAVELRARDLPEASWNMGDPFTNLQDGLRLATELLGRHRSTNQHIIVITDGQPTAYFSRGRLYCEWPLSFGGISLRAAQETLKEVERVTRRGITINTFMLDDSPSLRAFVERMTRINKGRALYTRPDHLGQYLLVDYLGRRRKKV
- a CDS encoding magnesium chelatase, which encodes MPQAATLGELRREGYRVRPVREEMRNNLLRRLAAHERILPGIVGFDDSVIPEIENAVLAGHHMVFLGERGQAKSRIIRGLASLLDPLVPAVQGCAINDHPFMPICKQCRRRLDAEGDALPIVWIAPEARYGEKLATPDVSIADLIGEIDPVKVAEGRYLADEEAIHYGIVPRTNRGIFAINELPDLTEKVQVGLFNLMEEKDVQIKGYKIRLPLDVVIVASANPEDYTSRGRIITPLKDRFDVQIRTHYPRTIEDEIAIMEQELPALERPDREVHVPAFMAEIVAQLTFEARGCNEINQASGVSVRVTINNYETLISNAEKRAVRNGEREVVPRLTDLHALVASTVGKIELEYAGEDKKPDDLVERLLNRAVLRAFDKWLTVEECRSVIDYFAQGWGVEVSDTMRAEDYMEGVSAIPGLRDIVRCLGNAESPGFIAAATELILEGLHLHQKLNKDRSGARYAFRA